A stretch of the Mycobacteroides immunogenum genome encodes the following:
- a CDS encoding sensor domain-containing protein encodes MSNGVRVLLAVVPVIALALAPEAHAIGPEAIDSVLQKPAAVSKIVGVELQASRSLSAPSTGIQVSEPSCVDFADVGLDQVFNGNPGTLVAYQGSSSQKSASDARYSVKQAVGVFNSRIAAVDPVVALLFMSDCYGHPIKVTDDQGVTDTWTFTQGNSADGAAGWSMANSANDRTCYVEMRARQEALFQVKVCSPGNGERAATRIADAMEAGV; translated from the coding sequence ATGTCCAACGGCGTACGCGTGCTTCTTGCGGTAGTTCCGGTGATTGCCTTGGCGCTGGCGCCCGAGGCGCATGCCATAGGCCCCGAGGCGATCGACAGTGTCCTGCAGAAACCTGCCGCGGTCAGCAAGATCGTGGGGGTCGAGCTGCAGGCCTCGCGGAGCCTCAGTGCCCCCTCCACCGGTATTCAGGTGAGTGAGCCCAGTTGCGTGGACTTCGCCGATGTCGGGCTGGACCAGGTTTTCAATGGAAACCCGGGAACGCTGGTCGCATACCAGGGCAGCTCATCGCAGAAGTCCGCGTCAGATGCCCGGTACTCGGTGAAACAGGCTGTGGGCGTATTCAACAGCAGAATTGCCGCGGTTGATCCGGTGGTGGCGTTGCTGTTCATGTCGGATTGCTACGGGCACCCGATCAAGGTCACCGACGACCAAGGTGTAACGGATACATGGACATTCACGCAAGGGAACTCCGCCGATGGTGCCGCCGGCTGGTCGATGGCCAATAGCGCCAACGACCGCACGTGTTATGTAGAGATGCGTGCGCGGCAGGAGGCCTTGTTCCAGGTGAAGGTGTGCTCGCCGGGGAATGGGGAGCGCGCCGCGACGCGTATTGCCGATGCGATGGAAGCGGGCGTGTGA
- a CDS encoding DMT family protein, with the protein MIAARLLPPVLLICSNIFMTFAWYGHLKFKDHPLWVVVLVSWLIAFFEYCLAVPANRLGSEVYSGAELKAMQEVITLTVFLGFAVWYLGEKLTLNHFVGFALIAAGAYFVINGPLG; encoded by the coding sequence ATGATTGCCGCCAGATTGCTGCCGCCGGTGCTGCTCATCTGCTCGAACATTTTCATGACCTTTGCCTGGTACGGGCATCTGAAGTTCAAGGACCACCCGTTGTGGGTGGTGGTCCTGGTCAGCTGGCTCATCGCGTTTTTTGAGTACTGTCTGGCAGTTCCCGCGAATCGGCTTGGCAGTGAGGTGTATTCCGGCGCCGAACTCAAGGCGATGCAAGAGGTCATCACCCTGACGGTGTTTCTTGGCTTCGCGGTCTGGTATCTGGGCGAGAAGCTCACGCTCAATCACTTCGTTGGTTTTGCTCTCATCGCTGCCGGGGCGTACTTCGTCATTAATGGACCTCTTGGTTAA
- a CDS encoding sensor domain-containing protein, with protein sequence MAMTRIALMSVATAALGLMAAPAAGAGPSDPGVVNYAVLARGSVSNVVGVQLGSHSEFTQPFQAFSVDIPECNNWSDIGLDEVYADPDLASFRGATTQDSATDATHLVKQSIGVFANNDAADRAYHRVVDRTRGCSGQTATLLLEDGRREVWTFTGPAPGATDAAWVKEEAGVDRRCFTQTRRRENVLLQAKVCQPGNGSLAVNVLANTMQNGLGQ encoded by the coding sequence ATGGCGATGACTCGGATAGCGCTGATGTCGGTGGCGACAGCGGCCCTCGGCCTCATGGCGGCCCCGGCGGCAGGAGCCGGCCCGTCTGATCCGGGTGTGGTCAATTACGCGGTGCTCGCCCGTGGGTCGGTGAGCAATGTCGTGGGTGTGCAATTGGGTTCCCACAGTGAGTTCACGCAGCCGTTCCAGGCATTCTCGGTGGACATCCCGGAATGCAATAACTGGTCCGATATCGGCCTCGATGAGGTGTACGCCGATCCGGATCTGGCGTCGTTCCGTGGCGCGACAACGCAAGATTCCGCCACGGATGCAACGCATTTGGTGAAGCAATCGATCGGAGTGTTCGCCAACAACGATGCTGCCGACCGGGCCTATCACCGGGTGGTGGACCGCACCCGGGGATGTTCCGGGCAGACGGCCACGCTGCTCCTAGAGGACGGCCGGCGCGAGGTATGGACATTCACCGGTCCGGCGCCGGGCGCCACCGATGCCGCGTGGGTGAAGGAAGAAGCGGGCGTTGATCGCCGCTGCTTCACCCAGACGCGCAGGCGTGAGAACGTGCTGCTGCAGGCCAAGGTCTGCCAGCCGGGCAATGGCAGCCTCGCGGTGAATGTGTTGGCCAACACCATGCAGAACGGCCTGGGCCAGTAG
- a CDS encoding alpha/beta fold hydrolase, with amino-acid sequence MGSDALHDRYVQSCLGGLHVRIGGEGPAILFWSSLLMTGSMWADQAEYFAGGYTVILVDPPGHGDSQSLSRMFRFEDCAHAIEQILDTLGIERAHIVGNSWGGMIGGTFAAGYPHRAGASVLMNATASRASTRQKVEFRLLTEVVRILGRFREPLTTRAVRAFAGPTSLRERPRVEQTIRAGLRDLNVDSVYWAVNSVVPARPDQRELFGRITTPILVIAGREDPTFPVGETELMADAIPGAEFVIMESTGHLAALERPDEVNALIDEFLKRHPIED; translated from the coding sequence ATGGGCAGCGACGCATTGCACGACCGATACGTCCAAAGCTGCCTCGGTGGGTTACATGTACGGATCGGGGGCGAGGGGCCCGCGATCCTCTTTTGGTCCAGCCTGCTGATGACCGGTTCGATGTGGGCCGACCAGGCCGAGTACTTCGCGGGCGGCTACACCGTGATCCTCGTCGATCCGCCCGGCCATGGCGACAGTCAATCACTGAGCCGAATGTTCCGCTTCGAGGATTGTGCGCATGCCATCGAACAAATCCTCGACACACTCGGCATAGAGCGCGCGCACATCGTCGGTAACTCGTGGGGCGGAATGATCGGCGGTACCTTTGCCGCCGGGTATCCGCACCGGGCGGGAGCATCGGTGTTGATGAACGCCACCGCGTCGCGGGCCAGTACCCGCCAGAAGGTCGAGTTTCGGCTGCTCACCGAGGTTGTTCGGATCCTCGGCCGATTCCGCGAGCCACTCACCACCCGTGCCGTGAGGGCTTTTGCCGGGCCGACCAGTCTCCGCGAGCGTCCACGCGTGGAGCAGACCATCCGCGCCGGGCTGCGCGACCTCAACGTTGACTCGGTGTACTGGGCGGTCAACAGCGTGGTTCCGGCGCGGCCCGATCAGCGTGAATTGTTCGGGCGCATCACCACGCCCATCCTGGTGATCGCGGGGCGCGAGGATCCGACGTTTCCGGTCGGGGAAACCGAACTCATGGCCGACGCCATCCCCGGGGCCGAGTTCGTCATCATGGAAAGCACTGGGCATCTCGCGGCGTTGGAGCGCCCCGATGAGGTCAACGCCCTGATCGACGAGTTCCTCAAGCGGCACCCGATCGAGGATTAG
- a CDS encoding catalase has product MSNRTTTNTGIAVESDDESLTAGTQGPVLLHDHYLIEKLAQFNRERVPERIVHAKGAGAYGELVITADVSKYTKAKLFQPGVKTESLVRFSTVAGEQGSPDTWRDPRGFAVKFYTEDGNYDLVGNNTPVFFIRDAIKFPDFIRSQKRLPGSGLRDHNMQWDFWTLRPETAHQVTWLMGDRGIPKTYRHMNGYGSHTYQWVNAEGERFWVKYHFKTDQGHGFLTQQEADELAGSDADTHRRDLWNAIEEGNFPSWTLHVQVMPVAEAADYRFNPFDLTKVWSKKDYPLIEVGKWTLNRNPRNYFVEIEQAAFEPSNIVPGIGFSPDKMLLGRVFAYADAHRYRIGTNYAQLPPNAPRAAAVNSYSKEGPMRYHFNDPEVPVYAPNSFGGPHADPEAAGDGGVWEFDGTAVRAGYIQHAEDGDFVQAGTLVREVLNDEQRARLAGNIVGHVLGGVSEPVLSRVFEYWKSVDPELGKTVEEGVRAGLDAK; this is encoded by the coding sequence ATGTCCAACCGCACCACAACCAATACCGGAATCGCGGTCGAGAGCGATGACGAGTCGCTGACCGCGGGTACGCAGGGCCCGGTGTTGCTCCATGACCATTACCTGATCGAGAAGCTTGCCCAGTTCAACCGGGAGCGCGTACCCGAGCGCATCGTGCACGCGAAGGGTGCCGGTGCGTATGGCGAGCTGGTCATCACCGCTGACGTCTCGAAGTACACCAAGGCCAAGCTGTTCCAGCCGGGCGTGAAAACTGAGTCACTGGTTCGCTTTTCGACAGTCGCTGGGGAACAGGGCAGCCCGGACACCTGGCGTGACCCGCGTGGATTCGCGGTGAAGTTCTACACCGAAGACGGCAACTACGACCTCGTGGGCAACAACACCCCGGTGTTCTTCATCCGCGATGCCATCAAGTTTCCCGACTTCATCCGATCGCAGAAGCGACTGCCCGGTTCGGGACTGCGCGACCACAACATGCAGTGGGACTTTTGGACGCTGCGTCCCGAGACCGCGCACCAGGTCACCTGGTTGATGGGTGACCGCGGCATCCCCAAGACCTACCGGCATATGAACGGATATGGCTCGCACACCTACCAGTGGGTCAATGCCGAGGGCGAGCGCTTCTGGGTCAAGTACCACTTCAAGACCGATCAGGGGCACGGTTTCCTCACACAGCAAGAGGCGGATGAATTGGCGGGTTCGGACGCCGATACCCACCGTCGCGACCTGTGGAATGCCATCGAGGAAGGCAACTTTCCGAGCTGGACGCTTCATGTGCAGGTCATGCCGGTGGCCGAGGCGGCGGACTATCGGTTCAACCCCTTCGACCTCACCAAGGTGTGGTCGAAGAAGGACTACCCGCTGATCGAGGTCGGCAAGTGGACGCTTAACCGCAACCCGCGGAACTACTTCGTAGAGATTGAGCAAGCCGCCTTCGAACCCTCGAACATCGTTCCCGGCATTGGTTTCTCGCCCGACAAGATGCTGCTGGGTCGCGTTTTCGCCTATGCGGACGCACATCGCTACCGGATCGGCACCAACTACGCCCAGCTGCCACCGAACGCGCCGCGTGCGGCGGCGGTGAACTCCTACTCCAAGGAGGGGCCGATGCGCTACCACTTCAACGATCCGGAAGTGCCGGTGTACGCGCCCAATTCCTTTGGCGGGCCGCACGCGGATCCCGAGGCGGCCGGTGACGGCGGGGTATGGGAGTTCGACGGCACCGCGGTGCGCGCCGGGTACATCCAGCACGCAGAGGATGGGGATTTCGTGCAGGCCGGAACGCTGGTGCGCGAGGTGCTCAATGACGAGCAACGTGCACGGCTGGCCGGCAACATCGTCGGTCACGTGTTGGGAGGCGTCTCCGAGCCCGTTCTCTCGCGCGTCTTCGAGTACTGGAAGAGCGTTGACCCCGAGCTGGGTAAGACTGTCGAAGAGGGCGTCCGTGCAGGTCTAGACGCAAAGTAG